The DNA sequence ttctggacgatatagattctttgtatacccttttaagatcttcatgtatcgctcaatcgggtacatccaccgtagataaacaggaccacaacatttgacttctttgaccagatgcacaatcaagtgaatcatgatgtcaaagaaagcagggggaaaatacatctccatctggcacagtataattgcggcctcattttccaactcatcaaacttgacaggatcaatgactttctacatatagcatggaagaaaaagcatagGCGAGTTatcgctaacctgactttgtttggcaagatgtctcatATAGCCACGAccaacaattgttgcatgagcacgtgacaatcatgagactttaaccctacaagcttaagctccttcaattGCACAAGgctattaatatttgaagagtatccttgtggaaccttcacccgacgaagacactgacaaaaacttatcttcttctttttggacaaagtatggcaggctgggggcaagtaaattttcttcccatcagaccttggatgcaactatgATCATATGCCCATATCAACTAGATCTTGtcgggtattcaagccatccttcgtcttgccttgaatgttaaggagcatcccaatcacactgtcacaaacatttttctccacatgcataacatcaatacaatgtctaacatcaagatcagaccagtacggaagatcaaagaaaatggacctcttcttccatatgcaactcttacttttatccttcttttgggtcttcccaaatacagtattcaagtgttgaacccgctgatatacctgctcaccagtcaacggtatcggcgcaatatcatgctcttgacttcaattaaaagcttttttcagtcgtctgtaaggatgattgggtgttagaaagcggcgatgcctactgtagactgtttttctcccattattaagttgtatgtagcttgtgttttcttcacagatggggcatgcatgatgacccttaacactgtaaccgctgagattcccatatgctggaaagtcattaatggtacaaaaaagcattgcacgcatttcgaACGTCTCCTTGCGAtacgcatcaaacactacaaccccctcatcccacaactttctcagatcttcaaccaatggacctagataaacatcaatgccatttcctggctgtcttgggcccgatatcatcatagacaacatcatgcattttcgcttcatgcacaaccaaggaggcaaattgtaaattactagcagaactggccatgaactgtgttgagtgcttaaggtgccatatggattcattccatcactggctagtcatagtctaagatttcttggctctttcccGAAATTCAGATACAAACcgtcaatcttcttccactgcgagcaatcagccggatgacggaccattccatcaaaaatccttccatttgcatgccatgtaaggtcttttgcgttgtcctcattagaaaaaagacgcttaaaccttggaatgattggaagataccacaaaaccttcgctggggggcccttgttggagttttcatcagaactgcTTTCGTCTTCATCCTTCTCTTGTACCAtgaagtcccacagatagggcatttcaacatttcttggaattcatgcatGTACAGTATgaaatcattggggcaagcatgaatcttctgatactccatacccatcggacataatatctttttcgccttatagtaacttttaggcaacgtgttgtcctctggaagcagattgtgcactacctcaagcaatgaggtgaaacttttgtcactccactcatacctggccttcacattaaccaaacATAACACAgtagacaacagggttaaggaactCTTGCACCCtgcatacaaaggcttctttgaatcactttgtaatccttcatacacaggggcgtgtgcttgctggaaagactcttgtccaaggtcataaatcatgtcctccaaccgatctcccatttctacatcaaatggttcagattgggacccactctgcatgtctgtgagttcaccatgccatatccatgtaattcttcttaatcccatcacacaatagatggtcccgtatgtcatcGAGTAGTTGtcatcttccattcaaacagttgatgcaaggataataatattttccttcttcattcggtcgacctctttctgaagcaaattgcaagaactgttcgatgccatcctcatattctaggctcatgcgactttcattcatccaacttcgatccatctaagcaattccatgcattaaaatctcacttttttatttataggtgtggccctatcccatttaggaaaactgtcttttatgttagcttcaaacgtcagggttaccattatttacaaaaatttgactaaattttggcagcatttcgcattggtctccaagtacatgacatgacatcgatgaaatgaatttcccgataatcaagtatgcactcagagaacaacttgaaatgcattgaaccgaaatttcatcaaattaatgaaaataataataaccttgaCGAATGAATCTatcataaaaataccagtctccctaagctgtccaaacggacaattcaagactaaatacaatgactgaTGCAAACTAtctgcaagaatcattgcattcagtctcaaatgagaatctaaggttcacttagcatgaacaacagttgtgtatatagaaaattacattcatgacataaaagaacatacaaaaggtaaatttcaaattctgggtggagggtgcttatgctttattattgtagttgggtatgtgtgtgtgtgtctatcatgagggtgtgtgtgtgtctatgtgtgtttgtctttgtgtgtgatgagggtgtgtctgtgtgtttgtgtctttgtgtgtgatgagggtgtgtctgtgtgtgtgtttgtgtctttgtgtgtgatgagggtgtgtctgtgtgtttgtgtctttgtgtgtgatgagggtgtgtCTATGTGTTTAtgtctttgtgtgtgatgagggtgtgtctgtgtgtttgtgtctttgtgtgtgatgagggtgtgtctgtgtgtttgtgtctttgtgtgtgatgagggtgtgtgtaTGAGGGGGGTGTGTGTGTATCATCAGGGTGTGTCTGTGTGTTTGTCTTTGTGACTTTACTGTAAGGgccttatttctttatttatagagggtgtgtgtgtgtgtgtgtgcgtgcaggtgtgtgtctgtgtgtatgtgtgtttgGGTGTGTGTCTgggtgtatgtatgtatgtgtgtgtgtgtgtgtgtgggtgtgtcttTGTGAAGGGTAGACAATTGCTCCATGGTGTTCTGGTTGCTAATGAGGTAGTTGAAGAGGCTAGGTGTTTAAGAGGTCCTGCTTGGTGTTTAAAGTGGATTTCAAAAAAGCCTATGATTCATtgtcttggcaattcctttttTATATGATGAGAAGAATGGGGTTCCATGATAGATGGATTGGATGGAATAAGGGGTGCCTCACATCAGCCTCTATATCTATTGTAGTGAATGGAAGCCCAACCTCTGAATTTAAGCCTCAAAGAGGTTTGAGACAAGGGGATCCTTTGGCTACCCTATTGTTTGAGTTGGTTGCTGAAGGCTTGACAGGAATGATGAGGGAAGCAACACTAATAGATTGCTTCCAAAGCTTCTTGGTGGGGAAGAACAAGGTTTCAGTGAATATCCTCCAATTTGTTGAcgacactattttttttggggaaGGTTCAATGGATAATGTTAATGTTGTGAAGGCCATTCTTAGAAGCTATGAAATGGTTTTTGGCCTGAGAATCAATTTTGCTAAGAGCCAATTTGGAGCAATTGGGCAATCTGAGGAGTGGTGTTGTATTGCTGCTGATTTCTTATACTGTGCCATGCTTCATTTTCCCTTTTGTTACCTAGGGTTGCCAATAGGTATCAATCCGAGAAGGAAGGTGGTGTGGGAGCCTATAATTAGGAAATTCGAGCCTAGGTTGAACAAATCGAACCATTGAAGCATCTCTATGGCTGGCAGAATCACCTTAATTAATGTTGTCATAACAACATTGCCCTTGTTCTATCTGTCTTTTTCCAGGGCCCCCTCAGTAGTGATTAATAGACTAACTGCCATTCAAAGAAACTTTCTTTGGGGTGGCAACTTAGAAGGGAAGAAGATCGCTTGGGTAGCTTGGAGTCAAGTGTGTTCATCTAGAGAAAAGGGAGGATTGGGAATTAAAGACATCAAGGCCCTCAACAATGCTCTTCTAATTAAATGGAAATGGTTGATGTTTCAACAAACTGATAAACTTTGGAGCCGAATTTTGATTTCGAAGTATAGAGGTTGGAGAGGCTTGGAAGACGGGCCACCAAAGCCACATTTCTCTCACTGGTGGTATCACTTGAGATCCATTAATCTACATCGGAGTATGGCTGAGGTTTCTAAGCAGTTTATTTGGAAGTTGGGAAAAGGAGATGAAATTTTGTTCTTGGAGGACTCTTGGGTTGATGGTGGGATAactcttaaagaaaaatatctacAATTATATCGAATTTCCTTACAAAGACTTCAGACAGTAGCAGATTTGGGTTCTTTTTGTGAATCTGGGTGGGAATGGAAGTTCTCTTGGTGGCGAAATTTGTTTGATAATGAGATGGGGATAGCTTCATCTTTTATTGATTAGACTGCTGCTATCAACCTAAACGCTAGGTTTAAGGATACTTGGGTGTGGGGAGCTGCATGTAATGGGATCTTCTCTACCAAAAGTTATGCCTCTGTGGTGGGAATTCAACTCCTGGGTTAGGGAGGACAGAGTTCTTCATTGTAGGCCCATGGATAATTTCCTCCAGCACTCCTCCATAGCAGGCTCGAAGGTTTCCAatagaagaaggaaaatatggtGGATAGCAGCTACAAGGTCAATATGGAAGCTCCGCAATGATATCATCTTTCATAATCAACCTTTTCACATCTCTAAGTTggtggaaaacacaaattttcTCACTTCGTCCTGGCTGAGGGGGCGGGAGAAGGACTTTAATGTTCCTTTTCATCAATGGTCCTCAGCTATGTCTATGGCTTTTAATTAGAGTGTGCTCTGTAAGGTCAGGCTTCTGGTGGTTTCTTGTAGGGCAAATGTATTTCTGTTTTTTGTTCTCTATTTTAGGAGATCTTCTCTCGTGTGCTATCctgtagtacctctggtactatttattgcttaatatatatatatatatatatatatatatatatatatattaattttgtagttcaataaaaaacatatatatagacaatacaagagagagagaagggtaGTGGCAGTCACAACTCACTGCTGCCCTCCTGAACAAGCTTACCAACTAAGCTACCAAAagtagataaaaatacaaaaacattcaacactaacaattaacaacttGTGAGAGTTAAAATCACAGTAAATACTTCAAAgatatcagtccaatgaaagaaaggtcatgtagagaggcatagcataagttacaaatataccagtaatgcatacaacaacaatttcaaattagtttttgaatcaaagatataaatacctgagttCGAGGCTTCAGCACAATTGACTTTCCAGCAATGACCGCAAGACCACATTGAATTTCGAAACAGCAATGACCACGGGATCAACAATGGCTAAAATCGCTCGTAATGGAATTTGAAAATAGTATGGCAGCATAATTTAGTGTTtagcaaattaaataaaaaggctaaatgacattataaataatatatttgattccaccaaaataaattttaaggcACTTAATTTTTAGAATCTGTTTTAATCTCAAAGTGGATAACAAATCATGTTTTTGTACAATCAAAGTGGATAAAAacatgtttctctctagtagttatcACCCTATCACCTGGAAGGAGACAAATCACAGGGCCTTACAATATAACTAACATACCATTGTTAACATGAAGAAAAGAGTCTGTGCTAATGCATGTTATTAGGCagaatgttattaattttaatttctctcctGCATCCATTTCCTTCCCTCTATCTAGTTTTAGCCTTCTCTTCACATAAGTAAGTTTTGCTTTCAACCTTGCTAGCTGCTACTTTTGCTTATTATTATGGCCTTTTAGCACTCAAAAGTTGTCATAATACTAGTTCTATTACTTGAAAGTGTTTTAGTATCTTTACTGAGTCTCTCTAATTTAACCGAGTCTCTCTAATTtggttaataaaattgatttttactgAGACTCTCTAAtttaactttcattttattgctatagtaaatattgattcagagaagaaaaagaatactttGGGCATAAAAGTTGTTGCTAGGATAGCAGCTGCTGCTTCTGCTTTAGCTATATAATCAGCATAAAGCCTTAGAACACTCCTAAACTGAATAAACCAAGTGGAACTAGTTACTTTTTAATTGACAtacttaaattatttacttttagttttACATGTACACACGTGCCATCCACCGCTACCTAAAAGGCTAAATATGAAGAGAATTTCTAAGTTGAACCactgaaaaaaaatcacattcctTCTCCCTACCCCCACCGAATTCTAGTCCTTGTGGACATACTacctatttttgttttgttacaaAGCCGAATGCACTTACTATTTGCCCTTTGTGCTTTTCAAATTTtggtattttctttcctttttttccagTTGTTTTTCTAAACTCATTTAGTATAATTGTATCATTGTTGAACTATCAGGGGTTAGAGGACTTGAGGCATTCTCTTTTGTACACAACCTTGTTGCTAGATGCAACAATTGCATCAGCTAAGGAGGACATTACAAGAAGAGAATGTGAATTGATCCATGTGAATGACCTCTTAAGCAGGGTCATCAAGGAGAGACATGAGGCACAAGCAAAATGCCAGAAGCTAATGCTGGAAAAACTAGAACTCCAATAGAAGCAACAGCTAGAACAACACCAATTTGTTCAAACACATCAAAGAGATACCATATCACAAAGTGAAGAAGAGCAGCAAGAAGGCTTCTGTAACaccctggaaatttctacccggaatttttggaaacgatgtattttgaatgattatatatatataagtattattcagtgtctatgcctatatgttcttggtaaggGTAGGAATAGtaggggcaagatacgcgggttagactaattaaggaagagaaatccataactgggaggttatgggttaattcctaattaattagtttaaaaatcatcgttttgcgtgcgacttaaaagttaacgaaaccaacctctaaaccacgctcggggttttattctgtgcgttttgatatatatattgcttgctttcgaaaactggccccggcggacgcagagaaacgcgagaaactggaatcagagaaacggcacgcaaaccgaggcaggattttagcgtttcaaaggtcagatttttctcacttttgtgactgagtatgggtcacagtcaaaaagagaaagtgggccctttttgctccaatcaaatagggacatgtggcagagcttgaataaaataatagaaaaagaggaaaaccttttatttaaaaccaaaaagcttttctctctcttcactcagccctcattttttttttcagacagctttctctctccctcacgttgcttttcttcctccctcattctccattgaagctccacacaaagcttcaacctttggccatcatttctgctccaaattgcgaaaggagggcattttcggggtcgtgaagtgcgtggctacgagtgggacttcgaaaatccaggtttgggtggacttctttctctcttaaatttcgtgggtatggggttttgggagatatgatgggtggttatgttagttttctgctgtgtgatgattatttgtgaaggcatttgctgaaaacttgttgaaattgccatgtttggatgagttaaacatacccattctgttttagggtttttgagatgatgtttgtgatgtttatatgctgaaattgctgatggaaaactgttagagatgaagggtagaactaacctagggttagaaagtgagaatgtgatgttatgagtggaaaaagagtgagactttgagagttggagggctaagtctgaattttgtggtaaatggaggttagagtgagttaatactagcttgaaatgtcatttagaacatgtgagaaaggttaggctgagctagagagaaaaacaaatgaccaaagtgaacaaagagccattgctagggcaaatttgggtgttgaagagtcaaattttgattcggtgagattttaggtgtaaatccagtttgaacaagtctaaatggatgttatggactggtgtgaggtgagagtttgcctcaaatttacctcattctaaatttcacctttcaaacctagaaaacccattgaattgaggggttttggacacctagattctgtgttgttgtgttttgaagcttgattttgggttagacatgattgatacatgaattgggacttgtaggaattgatttgggcaaaattggatgaagggaagtgtggttttcgaaatatgctctttgtgcagattttgctgtaaaattgtgcagcagaattctgcacaagtgcagaaaaatccatgtatttgctggttgtggaaagagtaatgtagaatgagttctggatgtttgctagtagatcccaacggtcaaaatgtaggcttatgcactatagacttccagtaaaattttggagtcgatccaacggtttacgaattggatcgaaggaattgttactggggtctttgagtgggaaaagctgtgatttttggttggtgtttttggcagagttttctgcctttgctctgttttgcttggctgtgatagcttgtgctgtgtgaatgttgttttgcttggatattgtggaagcttgggaggattgatgggaacccggtgttgagagaaacgaggatatgggctacgtgggagtacgtgagctcagttggaggtgggcaacaggggatggtgggtttatgcgcgcattgtggatgtggaaaaacttgttgtgcaccatcgcccgaccgccacctagtaccacatgtgatgggtaccccataatcctacaagcttgagatgaggaagtgttgaagggtgaaacttcctgcttttattgttgaccacagagtggtacctggagatatgtcgcgggggtcaggagaccttggggacgtcaggtggggtgctattgcccaaaaccaagcttgaccaatcccgacccaacccgggcatagtcggtcagtgagaacctgtgatgtacctaagcaggcgagctcctggcagtcaacagataaaaggaaaacaagaccacaaagcaaggaggcttgtggtggctggccggctgtgaattttgtgtaatatgtggattgtggcctctggtaatcgattaccaagggggggtaatcgattacaaggcttaaaaatgaagacagggggctaagatggtctctggtaatcgattaccaagggatgtaatcgattaccaggcttgaaa is a window from the Glycine max cultivar Williams 82 chromosome 2, Glycine_max_v4.0, whole genome shotgun sequence genome containing:
- the LOC106794350 gene encoding uncharacterized protein, whose protein sequence is MGFHDRWIGWNKGCLTSASISIVVNGSPTSEFKPQRGLRQGDPLATLLFELVAEGLTGMMREATLIDCFQSFLVGKNKVSVNILQFVDDTIFFGEGSMDNVNVVKAILRSYEMVFGLRINFAKSQFGAIGQSEEWCCIAADFLYCAMLHFPFCYLGLPIGINPRRKVVWEPIIRKFEPRLNKSNH